A genomic segment from Actinomadura hallensis encodes:
- a CDS encoding oxygenase MpaB family protein: MPATIQPPESVTWRVHLDRTMWVGGVRSLMLQALHPMAMWGVWQNSNFRDDPFGRLQRTSDFVGLGTFGSPEEVEKAAYRVREIHRSLRILNHDTGRKERLDQPELLLWVHCAEVYSFLVVARRAGLPLTDAMADRYLREQRRSAELVGLHAEDVPGSVAEMEAYFAEMRPRLRVTEEAAETVRFLMWPTLPENLRFLAPGKPGYFPFGALCYYTLPDWAREMYGALPEVPQPAVTAALRSFRLAMNAVPERLHDYAFAKPTRDMLERTRRRLAAEGYDLSRGLFGLRDPRRWPRRRELARA; this comes from the coding sequence ATGCCCGCGACGATCCAGCCACCCGAGAGCGTCACCTGGCGCGTTCACCTCGACCGGACCATGTGGGTCGGCGGGGTCCGCAGCCTGATGCTGCAGGCGCTGCATCCGATGGCCATGTGGGGTGTCTGGCAGAACTCGAACTTCCGTGACGACCCCTTCGGGAGGCTCCAGCGGACCTCCGACTTCGTCGGCCTGGGGACGTTCGGCAGCCCGGAGGAGGTCGAGAAGGCCGCCTACCGGGTCCGGGAGATCCACCGGAGCCTGCGCATCCTCAACCACGACACCGGCAGGAAGGAGCGGCTCGACCAGCCCGAGCTGCTGCTGTGGGTGCACTGCGCCGAGGTCTACTCGTTCCTGGTCGTCGCGCGCCGGGCCGGACTCCCGCTCACCGACGCCATGGCCGACCGGTACCTGCGGGAGCAGCGCAGGTCGGCGGAGCTCGTCGGGCTGCACGCCGAGGACGTCCCCGGAAGCGTCGCCGAGATGGAGGCCTACTTCGCGGAGATGCGGCCCAGGCTGCGCGTGACGGAGGAGGCCGCCGAGACCGTCCGGTTCCTGATGTGGCCGACGCTGCCGGAGAACCTGAGGTTCCTGGCGCCCGGCAAGCCCGGCTACTTCCCGTTCGGCGCCCTGTGCTACTACACGCTGCCCGACTGGGCCCGCGAGATGTACGGGGCGCTGCCGGAGGTGCCGCAGCCGGCGGTGACGGCGGCGCTCAGGTCGTTCCGGCTCGCGATGAACGCGGTGCCGGAGCGGCTGCACGACTACGCCTTCGCCAAGCCGACCCGCGACATGCTGGAACGCACCCGGCGGCGGCTCGCCGCCGAGGGCTACGACCTGAGCCGGGGCCTGTTCGGCCTCCGCGATCCGCGGCGGTGGCCGCGCCGCAGGGAGCTCGCCCGGGCCTAG
- a CDS encoding NUDIX domain-containing protein: MVEGVNALVIFTDVRGFSRWSEANEVFVNLRGFLDGFTTILRARFKPPAFEIRSRGDGALIYRRIDADLSRAEVTRLLARTLTAVRQVDADFARHCREFGRRVGHGAELSLGWGIVRGRVIAAGDDLAGHNVNKAARLCNEARPYGVIIDRDDFPDLPRDAQGFVEQERILRGMGEARVWVTGEIASQFVPRERLRETPEVHVAGTCISDDGGRIRLLVARRSPGRRLFPGLLEGCGGQLRRSETFADGVRRHFRLELGLDVDVLEDLHVFYTIREPGEPVIPGIRFLCRRVGTREPSSSNHSELRWVSAEEFMDIPGEDFVGDLKREVIELLRRYRDAAGTR, translated from the coding sequence GTGGTCGAAGGCGTCAACGCGCTCGTCATCTTCACCGACGTGCGCGGGTTCAGCAGATGGTCGGAGGCCAACGAGGTCTTCGTGAACCTCCGCGGGTTCCTCGACGGCTTCACGACGATCCTGCGCGCCCGGTTCAAACCGCCCGCGTTCGAGATCCGGTCGCGCGGGGACGGGGCGCTGATCTACCGGCGGATCGACGCGGACCTCAGCCGGGCCGAGGTGACCCGGCTGCTCGCCCGGACGCTGACGGCGGTACGGCAGGTCGACGCCGACTTCGCCCGGCACTGCCGGGAGTTCGGCCGCCGGGTCGGGCACGGCGCGGAGCTGAGCCTCGGCTGGGGGATCGTCCGCGGCCGGGTCATCGCGGCGGGCGACGACCTCGCCGGCCACAACGTGAACAAGGCCGCGCGGCTCTGCAACGAGGCGCGCCCCTACGGGGTGATCATCGATCGCGACGACTTCCCGGATCTGCCTCGCGACGCCCAGGGGTTCGTGGAGCAGGAGCGCATCCTCCGCGGCATGGGCGAGGCCCGCGTGTGGGTGACCGGGGAGATCGCCTCGCAGTTCGTCCCGCGCGAGCGGCTGCGGGAGACGCCGGAGGTCCATGTGGCCGGGACGTGCATCTCCGACGACGGCGGGCGGATACGGCTGCTGGTCGCCCGCCGGTCCCCCGGGCGCCGGTTGTTCCCCGGGCTGCTGGAGGGCTGCGGCGGTCAGCTGCGCAGGTCGGAGACGTTCGCGGACGGGGTCAGGCGCCATTTCCGGCTCGAACTGGGACTGGACGTCGACGTCCTCGAAGACCTGCACGTCTTCTACACGATCCGGGAACCCGGTGAGCCGGTCATCCCGGGCATCCGGTTCCTGTGCCGCAGGGTGGGGACCAGGGAGCCCTCGTCCTCGAACCATTCCGAGCTCCGGTGGGTGTCGGCGGAGGAGTTCATGGACATCCCGGGCGAGGACTTCGTGGGCGACCTCAAGCGGGAGGTCATCGAGCTGCTCAGGCGGTACAGGGACGCCGCGGGGACGCGGTGA
- a CDS encoding DUF1059 domain-containing protein: MRKTADCRELPSESGCTLTISGEEDEVVRAAAEHAVSVHGHTDGPELREEIRGMLKDEPVSVR, encoded by the coding sequence ATGCGGAAGACGGCCGACTGCCGGGAGTTGCCGAGCGAGTCCGGGTGCACCCTGACCATCAGCGGTGAGGAGGACGAGGTCGTCCGTGCCGCCGCGGAGCACGCGGTGTCGGTGCACGGGCACACCGACGGCCCGGAGCTGCGGGAAGAGATACGCGGCATGCTCAAGGACGAGCCGGTGAGCGTCCGATAG